A window of the Candidatus Binataceae bacterium genome harbors these coding sequences:
- a CDS encoding glycosyltransferase 87 family protein produces MGLVAIRRRRDAAAGAILAIAALLRAYPLGMLGYLIARRNWRACAYMLGTCIAGGALTAAVLGAGPIASFAGMVVGGEQTLGEPLGLLRHPSNLNLGWFVRFIADHTVGDRPWAAGAGLVTELILAGLSFAAAWALVEDRYACGFALWIALITLLSPISWQHFLVCLVPVYVSVAAACQDGAASRLTLFTAGTSYLAAFFMGGPTVGFINAGMERLLRGHVHLWHAVPEFTFASLVLAYCAALLMTTSENRPPANA; encoded by the coding sequence CTGGGTCTGGTTGCGATACGGCGCCGGCGTGATGCAGCAGCGGGCGCGATCCTGGCAATTGCGGCGCTGCTGCGTGCGTACCCGCTGGGCATGCTCGGGTATCTGATCGCTCGGCGCAACTGGCGAGCGTGCGCGTACATGCTCGGCACGTGTATTGCCGGCGGAGCGTTGACCGCCGCCGTGCTCGGGGCCGGCCCCATCGCGAGTTTCGCGGGCATGGTCGTCGGCGGAGAGCAAACGTTGGGTGAGCCGCTGGGATTGTTGAGGCATCCGTCCAATCTAAATCTCGGCTGGTTTGTGCGCTTCATCGCCGACCACACCGTCGGCGATCGCCCCTGGGCTGCCGGCGCAGGTTTAGTTACCGAACTGATACTTGCCGGGCTCTCGTTTGCCGCGGCCTGGGCGCTCGTCGAGGACCGCTATGCCTGCGGCTTCGCCTTATGGATTGCGCTGATCACTCTGCTCTCGCCGATCTCGTGGCAACACTTCCTGGTCTGTCTGGTCCCGGTTTACGTGAGCGTCGCGGCGGCCTGTCAGGATGGCGCGGCGTCGCGGCTGACATTGTTTACGGCGGGTACTAGCTATCTCGCAGCATTTTTCATGGGCGGCCCGACCGTCGGCTTTATCAACGCAGGGATGGAGCGTCTGCTTCGCGGGCATGTGCATCTGTGGCACGCGGTGCCCGAGTTCACTTTTGCATCGCTCGTACTGGCATACTGCGCCGCCCTGTTGATGACTACCTCGGAAAACCGGCCGCCGGCCAACGCCTGA
- a CDS encoding glycosyltransferase 87 family protein: MNERLSARSWPAYLALILWVAAFAAAASLFAKLPSTATGYRDFSAYYVPSLAVRRGINPYNGDFESVYTEVGRPLGDIDMGTNHLGDTPAWFLFFMPLTFLSTEQAYWTWQTLNMLALGGALFLLIDELGPRGTEVWATAALMVLYPPIAISIWFGRGEMILLFLLSWVWLRYGAGVMQQRARSWQLRRCCVRTRWACSGI, from the coding sequence ATGAATGAGCGCCTTTCTGCCCGATCCTGGCCTGCGTATCTCGCGCTAATCCTCTGGGTTGCGGCTTTCGCCGCAGCGGCATCTCTGTTCGCCAAGCTGCCTTCCACCGCCACCGGCTACCGCGACTTTAGTGCCTATTACGTGCCGTCGCTGGCGGTGCGCCGGGGGATCAACCCGTACAACGGTGATTTCGAGAGCGTTTACACCGAGGTCGGGCGTCCGCTTGGCGATATTGACATGGGCACCAATCATCTTGGCGACACGCCAGCCTGGTTTCTCTTCTTCATGCCGCTGACGTTCCTGAGCACTGAACAGGCTTACTGGACATGGCAGACGTTGAATATGTTGGCGCTTGGCGGCGCCCTGTTCCTGCTCATCGACGAGCTCGGTCCGAGAGGGACGGAAGTATGGGCGACGGCGGCCTTGATGGTTCTGTATCCGCCGATAGCGATCAGCATCTGGTTCGGCCGGGGAGAGATGATCCTGCTCTTCCTTTTGTCCTGGGTCTGGTTGCGATACGGCGCCGGCGTGATGCAGCAGCGGGCGCGATCCTGGCAATTGCGGCGCTGCTGCGTGCGTACCCGCTGGGCATGCTCGGGTATCTGA
- a CDS encoding MAPEG family protein has product MDQTRIFGPFFATIFLTLVVWIYMYARRISFITRSGIGPGDLAVPGELARRSPPAVSNPSDNLKNLFEIPVLFYALVLYLFVTRQVDGVYVDAAWVFVVFRALHSAVHCTLNRVMLRFYLYLFSTLAVWFIAARAALAYFGA; this is encoded by the coding sequence ATGGATCAGACGAGGATCTTCGGCCCGTTTTTCGCGACGATCTTCTTGACGCTCGTCGTCTGGATCTACATGTACGCGCGGCGCATCAGCTTCATCACGCGAAGCGGAATCGGCCCCGGAGATCTGGCGGTGCCCGGCGAACTCGCGCGGCGCTCGCCGCCGGCAGTATCCAATCCGTCGGACAATCTTAAGAACCTCTTCGAGATCCCGGTGCTCTTCTACGCGCTGGTGCTCTACCTGTTCGTGACGAGGCAGGTGGATGGCGTGTACGTCGATGCGGCGTGGGTATTCGTGGTGTTCCGCGCGCTGCACAGCGCGGTGCATTGCACGTTGAACCGCGTGATGCTGCGATTTTATCTCTACCTGTTCTCGACGCTCGCGGTGTGGTTCATTGCGGCACGCGCGGCGCTTGCGTATTTCGGCGCCTGA
- a CDS encoding NAD(P)/FAD-dependent oxidoreductase, with translation MEAFDVIVLGAGAAGLMCAIGAGRRGRRVLVLEHNAEPGKKILISGGGRCNFTNLEIASERFLSANPHFCKSALSRYTERDFIAMVERHRIRYHEKTLGQLFCDGSAREVLAMLLAECAAAAVDLRTSHRITGVARADRFRVETGHRSFAAPALVVATGGLSIPKMGASGFAYDLARRFGLGIIEPRPGLVGLRFAGEMLALCRSLSGVSADAIVACGRQSFRENILFTHSGLSGPAILQISSYWSEGETLSLDFVPGLEVGNFLRERRRSRPRAELKTVLSEILPARLAQAIAEAAASDPPGEVKMANLPDRILAAVAARLKRWQVAPADSEGWAKAEVTVGGVDTAALSSKTMEARDVPGLYVIGEAVDVTGWLGGYNFQWAWSSGWCAGEAV, from the coding sequence ATGGAAGCCTTCGACGTCATCGTGCTCGGCGCCGGCGCAGCGGGACTGATGTGCGCGATCGGCGCGGGGCGGCGCGGGCGGCGCGTGCTGGTGCTCGAACATAACGCGGAGCCCGGGAAAAAGATTCTCATCTCGGGCGGCGGACGTTGCAACTTCACCAACCTCGAGATCGCGTCCGAGCGTTTTCTTTCCGCCAATCCGCACTTCTGCAAATCCGCGCTTAGCCGCTATACCGAGCGCGACTTCATCGCGATGGTCGAGCGGCATCGTATCCGCTATCACGAGAAAACGCTCGGCCAACTCTTCTGCGACGGTTCGGCGCGCGAGGTCCTCGCGATGCTGCTCGCGGAATGCGCGGCGGCCGCGGTCGATCTTCGCACGAGCCATCGAATCACGGGCGTCGCACGCGCCGACCGCTTCCGCGTCGAGACCGGCCACCGCAGCTTCGCTGCGCCGGCGCTGGTAGTCGCGACCGGCGGGCTCTCGATTCCGAAGATGGGAGCGAGCGGCTTTGCCTACGATCTCGCGCGTCGCTTCGGACTCGGAATAATCGAGCCGCGGCCGGGATTGGTGGGGCTGAGGTTCGCGGGCGAGATGCTCGCGCTCTGCCGGTCGCTGAGCGGCGTCTCGGCCGACGCGATCGTCGCGTGCGGCCGGCAGAGCTTTCGCGAAAATATCCTGTTCACCCACAGCGGACTCTCGGGCCCCGCGATTCTTCAGATCTCGTCGTATTGGAGCGAGGGCGAAACGCTCTCCCTTGACTTCGTGCCAGGACTCGAAGTCGGAAATTTTCTGCGCGAGCGCAGACGGAGCCGTCCAAGGGCGGAACTTAAAACCGTGCTGAGCGAGATTCTACCAGCGCGGCTTGCGCAGGCGATAGCTGAAGCGGCCGCGAGCGACCCGCCAGGTGAAGTAAAGATGGCGAACCTGCCGGACCGCATACTCGCCGCTGTGGCCGCGAGGCTCAAACGATGGCAGGTCGCGCCGGCGGACTCCGAGGGATGGGCGAAGGCCGAAGTGACGGTCGGAGGGGTCGATACCGCGGCGCTTTCCTCGAAGACGATGGAGGCACGAGATGTGCCCGGCCTCTACGTCATCGGCGAGGCGGTCGACGTCACCGGATGGCTTGGCGGGTACAATTTTCAGTGGGCATGGTCGAGCGGCTGGTGCGCCGGCGAAGCTGTATGA
- a CDS encoding LLM class flavin-dependent oxidoreductase, producing MEFAIAYPARPDAWKDLVIAEDNGFTHAWFYDSQMLYSDVYVCLALAAEHTKRIKLGTGVAIPSNRIEPVTAHSIATINLLAPGRAMLGIGTGFTGRNTMGLPPVKLERMREYIEMCRKLLRGEEVMYREGKRERAIRFLHPDHGYINLKDPIPIHVAANGPKALELTGEVGDGWITALSDPDHIRADFKLIEAGAARAGRKLGKFPALLLTTACVLKPGESAASPRAIKRVGPFAAVLLHAMWEASAITASASSPFQKQWERYRDEYVSKLKTPPDRRYLEVHEGHLIYLKPGEERYLDDAIVRGSTLTGTADEIIARLKAMEAAGLSQVAIQVVYPQGREMIEEFSREVIAKY from the coding sequence ATGGAATTCGCAATCGCCTACCCGGCCCGTCCGGACGCCTGGAAGGACCTGGTGATAGCCGAGGACAACGGCTTCACGCACGCATGGTTTTACGATTCGCAGATGCTCTACAGCGACGTTTACGTATGCCTCGCGCTCGCCGCCGAGCATACCAAGCGCATCAAGCTCGGCACCGGCGTTGCGATTCCGTCCAACCGGATAGAGCCGGTGACGGCGCATTCGATCGCGACCATCAATCTGCTCGCGCCCGGACGCGCGATGCTGGGTATCGGCACCGGCTTTACCGGGCGCAATACGATGGGGCTCCCGCCGGTCAAGCTCGAACGGATGCGCGAGTACATCGAGATGTGCCGCAAGCTGCTCCGCGGCGAAGAGGTGATGTACCGCGAGGGCAAGCGCGAACGCGCGATCCGTTTTCTCCATCCCGACCATGGCTATATCAATCTCAAGGATCCGATTCCGATTCACGTCGCGGCCAACGGCCCCAAGGCGCTCGAACTCACCGGCGAGGTCGGCGACGGCTGGATCACCGCGCTCTCGGACCCCGACCACATCCGCGCCGACTTCAAGCTTATCGAGGCGGGCGCCGCGCGCGCCGGGCGCAAGCTTGGCAAATTCCCGGCGCTGCTGCTAACCACGGCCTGCGTGCTCAAGCCCGGCGAGTCGGCGGCCTCGCCGCGCGCGATCAAACGCGTCGGCCCATTCGCGGCGGTGTTGCTGCACGCGATGTGGGAGGCATCCGCGATCACCGCATCGGCGTCCTCGCCGTTCCAGAAGCAATGGGAGCGTTACCGCGACGAGTACGTGTCAAAGCTGAAGACGCCCCCCGATCGCCGCTACCTCGAAGTTCACGAGGGCCATCTTATCTATCTCAAGCCGGGCGAGGAGAGATACCTCGACGATGCGATCGTCCGCGGCAGCACGCTGACCGGCACGGCCGACGAGATAATCGCACGGCTGAAGGCGATGGAAGCGGCGGGGCTGAGCCAGGTCGCGATCCAGGTAGTCTATCCGCAGGGGCGCGAGATGATCGAAGAATTCAGCCGCGAGGTGATCGCGAAATACTGA
- a CDS encoding SDR family oxidoreductase yields the protein MTTRPVQYDFSGKVVVITGGSRGIGHSMALGFAAAGAKVAIASRKLESCEATVKEIRALGSEGSAHAAHVGKWEDCDRLADEVYGRWGRADVLINNAGISPLAPSSVETSEELFDKIIGVNLKGPFRLTALFASRMAAGEGGSIINISSTAAIRPDPETAPYAAAKAGLNILTVAFAKEYGPKVRVNCIMCGPFHTDISKGWSRTEDFNRRARRMFPLQRAGEPEEVVGAALYFASDAASFTTGAVLTIDGGSAHLIVRTTYES from the coding sequence ATGACCACGCGTCCCGTGCAATACGATTTCAGTGGCAAGGTGGTCGTGATAACCGGCGGCAGCCGCGGCATCGGCCACTCCATGGCGCTCGGGTTCGCAGCAGCCGGCGCTAAAGTCGCGATCGCGAGCCGCAAGCTCGAAAGCTGCGAGGCGACGGTCAAGGAAATTCGCGCGCTCGGCTCCGAGGGCTCGGCGCATGCCGCGCACGTCGGCAAGTGGGAGGACTGCGACCGTCTTGCCGACGAGGTTTACGGGCGTTGGGGGCGTGCCGACGTGCTCATCAACAACGCCGGCATCTCGCCGCTTGCGCCGTCGTCGGTCGAGACCAGCGAGGAGTTGTTCGACAAGATAATCGGGGTAAATCTCAAGGGACCGTTTCGGCTGACGGCGCTGTTTGCCTCGAGGATGGCGGCGGGCGAGGGCGGCTCGATCATCAACATCTCGTCCACGGCCGCTATCCGTCCCGACCCGGAGACCGCGCCCTACGCCGCCGCCAAGGCCGGGCTCAACATCCTGACGGTCGCGTTCGCCAAAGAGTACGGGCCCAAGGTGCGCGTCAACTGCATCATGTGCGGGCCGTTCCACACCGACATCAGCAAGGGATGGTCGCGCACGGAGGATTTCAACCGGCGTGCGCGCAGGATGTTCCCGCTGCAGCGCGCGGGCGAACCCGAGGAGGTTGTGGGCGCGGCGCTTTACTTTGCGAGCGACGCCGCCAGCTTTACGACCGGCGCGGTCCTGACGATCGACGGCGGCTCGGCGCATCTGATCGTTCGGACCACGTACGAGTCCTGA
- a CDS encoding acyl-CoA dehydrogenase family protein, producing the protein MSWDFETEPEFQRELDWIDKFVREEVEPLDYVLESPYDVRDANRNKLVRPLQAEVRKRKLWACHLEPELGGQGYGQVKLALMNEILGRSRFAPTVFGCQAPDSGNGEILAKYGTPEQKKRYLEPLLANEIVSCFSMTEPQGGADPKVFTTHAELRGDNWVINGEKWFSSNAHYSSFLVAMVVTDPDAPPYKRLSTFIVPTDAPGVSIVRRVGVGQEANGTHAYVRYQDVHVPKDHLLGPRGGGFVVAQTRLGGGRIHHAMRTIGQVRKSFDQMCERALSRTTQGSLLADKQMVQEKIADSWIDIEQFRLLVLRTAWRIDKYKDYLKVRKDIAAVKAAMPKVFHDVVVRALQVHGSLGVTPEMPFAEQVMESFVMGLADGPTEVHKITLARQVLRDYKGTDGLFPTSHIPALREAAIRKFADRIELEVAAQ; encoded by the coding sequence ATGAGCTGGGATTTTGAGACCGAACCCGAGTTCCAGAGGGAACTCGACTGGATCGATAAATTCGTGCGCGAGGAAGTCGAGCCGCTCGACTACGTGCTGGAGTCGCCCTATGACGTCCGCGACGCGAACCGCAACAAGCTGGTGCGCCCGCTGCAGGCCGAGGTCCGCAAACGCAAGCTCTGGGCCTGCCATCTCGAGCCCGAGCTCGGCGGCCAGGGCTACGGCCAGGTCAAGCTCGCGCTGATGAATGAGATTCTCGGCCGTTCGCGCTTTGCACCCACGGTTTTCGGGTGCCAGGCGCCGGATTCGGGCAATGGCGAGATTCTCGCCAAGTACGGCACGCCCGAGCAGAAAAAGCGCTACCTCGAACCGCTGCTCGCCAACGAGATCGTCTCGTGTTTCTCGATGACCGAGCCGCAGGGCGGCGCCGACCCCAAGGTCTTCACCACCCACGCCGAGCTGCGCGGCGACAACTGGGTGATCAACGGCGAAAAATGGTTCTCCTCGAACGCGCATTATTCCTCGTTCCTGGTCGCGATGGTCGTGACGGATCCCGACGCGCCGCCGTACAAGCGGCTCTCGACCTTTATCGTCCCGACCGACGCCCCGGGCGTCAGCATCGTGCGCCGCGTCGGCGTCGGCCAGGAGGCCAACGGCACCCACGCCTACGTGCGCTACCAGGACGTCCACGTGCCCAAGGATCATCTGCTGGGGCCGCGCGGCGGCGGCTTCGTGGTCGCGCAGACGCGGCTTGGCGGCGGCCGGATTCATCACGCGATGCGCACGATCGGGCAGGTGCGCAAGTCGTTCGACCAGATGTGCGAGCGGGCGCTTTCGCGCACCACGCAGGGCTCGCTGCTTGCCGACAAGCAGATGGTGCAGGAGAAGATCGCGGACTCCTGGATCGACATCGAGCAGTTCCGCCTGCTGGTGCTGCGCACCGCATGGCGCATCGACAAGTACAAGGACTATCTCAAGGTGCGCAAGGACATCGCCGCCGTAAAGGCCGCGATGCCCAAGGTGTTCCACGACGTCGTGGTGCGCGCGCTGCAGGTGCACGGCTCGCTCGGCGTGACGCCGGAGATGCCGTTCGCCGAGCAGGTGATGGAGAGCTTCGTGATGGGTCTCGCCGACGGACCGACCGAGGTCCACAAGATAACGCTCGCGCGCCAGGTGCTGCGCGACTACAAGGGCACCGACGGGCTGTTCCCGACCAGCCACATCCCGGCGCTGCGCGAGGCCGCAATCCGCAAGTTTGCCGACCGCATCGAACTCGAGGTCGCCGCGCAATGA
- a CDS encoding LLM class flavin-dependent oxidoreductase: MEFGIGVSTHIGNWDVIRYVEELGFDRAWVGDSQMIWSDCYATMALAAANTKRIKIGTGVAITGTRLAPVTAHSIASINQIAPGRVFLGIGTGHTAMRVMGQDPMRTSEFREYLRVVRALLDGEAVNYEYRGKTREIKFLHLDRHFINLEPRIPIYAAANGSKALEATGAYADGWITVGGQPHVTKAKLDKIAAGAARAKRRLPADFHTAFITTGCVLRPGEKLTDDRVIEETGSWVMCELHFFYEIWKDMGEKDELIPPHFANIWEDYLKRVRNFSLPENARFRQIHEGHLVYMQPEERRFVTPEAIRAGCLVGRPEEIAEQIRASEKAGMRETVLWPPMDRERKVYRDFAEMVFPLVK, translated from the coding sequence ATGGAATTCGGAATCGGCGTGAGCACGCATATCGGCAACTGGGACGTGATTCGCTACGTCGAAGAGCTGGGCTTCGATCGCGCGTGGGTCGGCGACTCGCAGATGATCTGGTCGGACTGCTACGCGACGATGGCGCTCGCGGCAGCCAACACCAAACGCATAAAGATCGGTACCGGAGTCGCAATCACCGGCACCCGGCTCGCTCCGGTGACCGCGCATTCGATCGCCAGCATTAACCAGATCGCGCCCGGCCGCGTGTTCCTCGGAATCGGCACCGGTCACACCGCCATGCGGGTGATGGGTCAGGATCCGATGCGCACCAGCGAATTTCGCGAATATCTGCGCGTGGTCCGCGCGCTCCTCGACGGCGAGGCCGTGAACTACGAGTATCGCGGCAAGACCCGCGAGATAAAATTTCTCCATCTCGACCGCCATTTCATCAACCTCGAGCCGCGCATCCCGATTTACGCCGCGGCCAACGGGTCCAAGGCGCTCGAGGCGACGGGCGCGTACGCCGACGGATGGATCACGGTGGGCGGACAGCCGCATGTGACCAAAGCGAAGCTTGATAAAATCGCCGCGGGCGCGGCGCGCGCCAAACGCCGGCTGCCGGCGGATTTCCACACCGCCTTCATCACCACCGGATGCGTCCTGCGCCCGGGCGAGAAGCTTACCGACGATCGCGTGATCGAGGAAACCGGATCCTGGGTGATGTGCGAGCTGCATTTCTTCTACGAGATCTGGAAAGACATGGGCGAGAAGGACGAGCTGATACCGCCGCACTTCGCCAACATCTGGGAGGACTACCTGAAGCGGGTCAGGAATTTCAGCCTCCCCGAGAACGCGCGCTTTCGTCAGATCCACGAAGGACACCTGGTTTACATGCAGCCCGAGGAGCGGCGCTTCGTGACGCCCGAGGCGATACGCGCGGGATGCCTGGTCGGAAGGCCCGAAGAGATCGCGGAGCAGATCCGCGCGAGCGAAAAGGCCGGCATGCGCGAGACCGTGCTGTGGCCTCCGATGGATCGCGAACGCAAGGTTTATCGCGATTTCGCCGAGATGGTTTTCCCGCTCGTAAAGTAG
- a CDS encoding nitronate monooxygenase, which yields MLNTPICDYFGIEYPILLAGMGGVAMHRLAAAVSNAGGLGVIGAAGCSPAELREEIRRTRELTERPFAIDLLAPIPDMMRPHMPVLIEEKVKIFVAGLAVPAEFIRTMHDHGMKVVVMCGKVHHGEKAQQAGADVVVAQGTEAGGHTGEIGMLSLVPQMIRAVRLPVLAAGGIAHGSQVAAALTLGAQAVVIGTRFIATPEAQAAQVYRDAIVHARDDSTLRTRCYTGKPCRVIRTPYALEWEREPAKIKPFPEQVRVSYRNGVMGFSGRAGETADPERTFMPTGQGAGLIGSVKPAAEVFADLLRETEDSLRRAHALLAGTSLPD from the coding sequence GTGCTCAACACCCCGATTTGCGACTATTTCGGTATCGAGTATCCGATTCTGCTGGCCGGAATGGGCGGAGTGGCGATGCATCGCCTGGCCGCCGCGGTCTCCAACGCCGGCGGCCTCGGCGTGATCGGCGCGGCTGGATGCTCACCCGCGGAACTGCGCGAGGAGATCCGGCGCACGCGCGAACTCACCGAGCGGCCGTTCGCGATTGACCTGCTGGCCCCGATTCCCGACATGATGCGGCCGCACATGCCGGTGCTGATCGAGGAGAAGGTGAAAATCTTCGTCGCCGGCCTCGCCGTCCCCGCCGAATTCATCCGCACCATGCACGATCACGGGATGAAAGTGGTGGTGATGTGCGGCAAGGTCCATCACGGCGAGAAGGCCCAACAGGCCGGCGCCGACGTGGTCGTCGCGCAAGGCACCGAGGCGGGCGGTCACACGGGAGAGATCGGGATGCTGTCGCTGGTTCCGCAGATGATCCGCGCGGTGCGCCTGCCGGTGCTCGCGGCCGGCGGTATCGCGCACGGAAGCCAGGTCGCCGCCGCGCTCACGCTCGGCGCGCAGGCGGTGGTTATCGGCACGCGCTTCATCGCGACGCCGGAGGCGCAGGCGGCGCAGGTCTATCGCGACGCGATCGTTCATGCGCGCGACGACTCGACCCTCCGCACGCGCTGCTATACGGGCAAGCCCTGCCGTGTGATTCGCACCCCCTACGCGCTCGAGTGGGAGCGCGAGCCGGCGAAGATCAAACCGTTTCCGGAGCAGGTGCGGGTCTCGTATCGCAATGGCGTGATGGGCTTTTCCGGGCGCGCGGGCGAGACTGCCGACCCCGAACGCACCTTCATGCCGACCGGCCAGGGTGCAGGCCTCATCGGCAGCGTCAAGCCAGCCGCCGAGGTATTTGCCGACCTCCTGCGCGAAACCGAGGACAGCCTGCGCCGCGCGCACGCGCTGCTCGCCGGAACCTCGCTGCCGGATTGA
- a CDS encoding chalcone isomerase family protein has protein sequence MDRRTGVGVGHPRWLGALAITTLVCAASASDAQASNPRPLPQQVVSKAPDMHPFGKGRHSWWGVQMYDATLWIAGPQWSPAEPHAIDLEPKRTVPSSALVKAAIDEMRSLKVGDERQLKAWQSEMNQVIPSVKAGDQVVIFCTDANHTLVFLNDSSNGEINDPSFCPAVMSVWLHPQTKHQAMRKSLLRQ, from the coding sequence ATGGACCGTCGGACGGGCGTTGGCGTCGGGCATCCTCGATGGCTCGGCGCGTTGGCTATCACGACGCTGGTTTGCGCCGCTTCGGCATCAGACGCACAGGCGTCGAACCCGCGGCCTCTGCCGCAGCAAGTGGTTTCCAAAGCCCCTGACATGCATCCGTTCGGAAAAGGCCGCCATTCGTGGTGGGGCGTCCAGATGTACGACGCGACGTTGTGGATCGCCGGCCCGCAATGGTCGCCAGCCGAGCCGCACGCGATCGATCTCGAACCGAAGCGGACGGTTCCCTCCAGCGCCCTGGTGAAGGCCGCGATCGACGAGATGCGCAGCCTCAAAGTGGGCGACGAGCGCCAGCTCAAAGCGTGGCAATCGGAGATGAACCAGGTCATCCCCAGCGTCAAGGCCGGCGATCAGGTGGTCATATTCTGCACCGACGCGAACCACACGCTCGTTTTTCTCAACGACTCAAGCAACGGCGAGATCAACGATCCTTCGTTCTGTCCGGCCGTTATGAGCGTGTGGCTCCATCCGCAAACCAAGCATCAGGCGATGCGGAAGTCGCTGCTTCGACAGTAA
- a CDS encoding nuclear transport factor 2 family protein yields MKTVEEIVTELADREEIRDLPVRYCDCVWRGDVAGIVDLFAVDGSFIVKTPNGETVHKGREALLKTYTEGLRDLLPRPYIHNHVVELGYYGRATGRCYLDLRSEKHNMQWIGSGYYNDEYVKVGERWKFASRYFTAMHFDPATAANAAPAAKPAAKPKPAAKLKPTARPKAAKVKAAARKKAAPAKRKARR; encoded by the coding sequence ATGAAGACTGTCGAAGAAATAGTCACCGAACTTGCCGACCGCGAGGAAATCCGCGACCTGCCGGTGCGCTATTGCGACTGCGTTTGGCGCGGCGACGTCGCCGGAATCGTCGATCTGTTCGCCGTCGACGGATCTTTCATCGTGAAAACGCCCAACGGCGAAACCGTCCATAAAGGACGCGAGGCCTTGCTCAAGACCTACACCGAGGGACTGCGCGACCTGCTGCCGCGTCCATACATCCACAACCACGTGGTTGAACTGGGCTACTATGGCCGCGCGACCGGGCGATGCTACCTCGACTTGCGCAGCGAAAAGCACAACATGCAATGGATCGGTTCGGGCTACTACAACGACGAGTACGTGAAGGTCGGCGAGCGTTGGAAATTCGCCTCGCGCTACTTCACCGCGATGCATTTCGACCCCGCAACCGCCGCCAATGCCGCTCCTGCCGCGAAGCCTGCCGCCAAGCCGAAGCCGGCCGCCAAGCTGAAGCCAACCGCCAGGCCGAAAGCTGCGAAGGTCAAGGCGGCGGCGCGCAAGAAGGCCGCGCCGGCGAAGCGCAAAGCCAGACGCTGA